A genomic window from Chanos chanos chromosome 14, fChaCha1.1, whole genome shotgun sequence includes:
- the si:ch211-284e20.8 gene encoding fetuin-B, giving the protein MSPLILLAVVCLCLQSAIASPLPKTGCQDPETVRTAEEALDHINADRHEGYILSLSQILDVYQEPKEGDGALLNLTVEVVETKCHVISRKKWKSCEVKDMSDVPVTGKCDVSVSVQKNVELNSYTCTIQKVPATVIVNICPDCPTEERLDDPIIMETTNLSLQKYNKESSFSKHFALLNVTGASMQWVVGPAYFVEYTIQETDCAKDQTDVDFTQCKLLNSESARKGYCTGSHLTIDDEPEKQHVTVKCEIYEPENATGEKSAAAGNKLSQKPVNSRGKVLVLPSPSVLVSHRTSSTTRNCPGPRRVPFEWLKP; this is encoded by the exons ATGTCACCACTCATCTTGTTGgcagttgtttgtttatgcCTGCAGTCTGCAATCGCGTCTCCGCTCCCAAAAACTGGGTGCCAGGACCCAGAGACAGTGAGGACAGCTGAGGAGGCTCTGGATCACATTAATGCAGACAGACACGAGGGATACATTCTGAGCCTAAGCCAAATTTTGGATGTCTACCAGGAGCCAAAG GAGGGGGATGGAGCTCTGCTCAACCTGACTGTGGAGGTGGTGGAAACCAAGTGTCATGTGATCAGCAGGAAGAAATGGAAGTCTTGTGAAGTTAAAGACATGAGTGACGTGCCA GTCACTGGAAAATGTgatgtctctgtctcagtccaGAAGAATGTCGAACTTAATAGCTACACCTGCACTATCCAAAAAG TGCCAGCAACTGTTATTGTAAACATCTGTCCAGACTGTCCAACCGAGGAGCGCCTAGATGACCCCATCATAATGGAAACAACAAACTTATCTTTGCAGAAGTACAACAAAGAGAGCAGCTTTTCCAAACACTTTGCCCTTTTGAACGTGACAGGGGCTAGTATGCAA tgggTGGTGGGTCCAGCCTATTTTGTGGAATACACCATACAGGAAACTGACTGTGCCAAAGACCAGACTGATGTTGACTTCACCCAGTGCAAGTTACTTAACTCAGAATCAGCT CGAAAAGGCTATTGCACTGGATCTCACCTGACCATAGACGATGAGCCAGAAAAACAACACGTCACCGTGAAATGTGAAATCTATGAaccagag AATGCCACAGGAGAAAAGAGTGCGGCTGCCGGCAACAAACTTTCTCAAAAGCCAGTTAACAGCAGAGGGAAAGTGCTGGTTCTGCCCTCTCCCTCCGTACTGGTTTCCCACAGAACCTCATCAACCACAAGGAACTGCCCGGGACCTAGGAGAGTTCCCTTCGAGTGGCTGAAACCCTAA
- the hps3 gene encoding BLOC-2 complex member HPS3: MVHVYNCHPFASQQIVPTEQEPGLICSGGGALFVVSAGGCKIEAYQIQEEGCPLICRFATMGTVHSILHSQIGDYLVTIEEKNKATYLRAYTNWRYQAAEKTRVGVRLLGLILRGSSFRGAPKEQMEIIEIPLVDAPLCVACCPLTGDLLVGCTKSLVVFSLRRVAVNEQLSVLDFERFLILHIPNWSPSQVALCGGYVAMQMELEVLVVRLERLQKNSQQTERHSLLPSDILSGADQVNPGEAKKDGPSSHDEADDFFMLPKHQEMLGENAKDCGISVTLELTGMETETGDSMGVTYVLYRRFAPDFFQGCSVEDTCLHSLQLLPMFTKGNQEGASNAKASEPTCIFCFFSLPNTGYMYSLKNTVELISTYQYPEKALQAVLTVRFLHVITRNALQCFSVRCSALASRAEDAYIDTTMRACPPFTMEVCALRIQVFIGLKALCLDRDHVVLLTAASVDSKEETERAARRTPSRKTSVSKPKEPSESGHGWNLYVVNTVSTLQLYREIVEYSRKYELTTPLSQSFVHLLSEAHLLLREALLDPRLGTDESADGAELRQAFQESCAQLGDCFSRVDKRDCHLALPYYKMSGLTMTEVIERNLALAGGRAEYGKGFIFFLKHSLYEETAEELSEETANKVLDIFSVAEPTQLPHVVNSPFLCNASPACALSNLGRLEVSSAPSVTLTLCQAALALRMGDLHLYRQQMDRHAEMLQVYGFIEEPNLLLHGRGKAVQPTAFARHLRDTQAGLLVAATVALHENSKVKLDEADLFLQELCEEEVQASPQLLVDFWEALLVASSQEAIIQELLFRLSSVYIDRLTHRDRTGIKPLKTAEDLINSCCHYGIVFPWLNILTPAHLSITHDYQEDLQKLQSLLCGPTLDVSSILPLLEQLSDTDNAGLSVHVLCATKLGQHESSIERLLDRCPQAIIPYANHELQNDKMALWWQKLFPELCERTRGAGGENGTLLSALKETLVVVAMELNPLELLDLLPDDGTARFFLPHLLECSQRHLMT, encoded by the exons ATGGTTCACGTATACAACTGCCACCCTTTCGCATCTCAGCAAATTGTGCCAACCGAACAGGAGCCCGGACTAATTTGCTCCGGTGGAGGTGCCCTGTTTGTAGTGTCCGCGGGGGGATGCAAGATCGAGGCATATCAAATACAGGAGGAGGGATGCCCACTCATCTGCCGTTTCGCTACAATGGGCACAGTACACAGTATTCTGCACAGTCAAATAG GTGACTATCTTGTTACTATCGAGGAGAAGAACAAAGCCACATACCTCAGGGCATACACCAACTGGCGCTACCAGGCAGCGGAGAAAACCCGGGTTGGTGTGCGTCTACTGGGCCTTATCCTCCGTGGGTCCTCCTTCCGTGGAGCTCCCAAGGAACAGATGGAGATTATCGAGATACCGCTGGTGGATGCGCCACTGTGTGTGGCCTGCTGCCCTCTCACGGGGGACCTTCTGGTGGGTTGCACCAAAAGCTTGGTGGTCTTTAGCTTGAGACGAGTGGCTGTGAACGAACAGCTCTCCGTGCTGGATTTTGAGAGGTTCCTGATCCTGCATATTCCCAACTGGAGCCCTTCCCAGGTGGCCCTCTGTGGCGGATATGTGGCCATGCAGATGGAGCTGGAAGTACTGGTGGTCAGACTGGAACGCCTGCAGAAGAACTCCCAGCAGACAGAGCGACATTCTCTGCTTCCCAGCGATATCCTGTCAGGAGCTGACCAGGTCAACCCTGGAG AGGCAAAAAAGGATGGCCCGAGTTCCCATGATGAGGCAGATGATTTTTTCATGTTACCAAAACATCAAGAGATGCTGGGTGAGAATGCAAAAGACTGTGGCATCTCCGTGACCTTAGAGTTGACGGGAATGGAGACGGAGACCGGGGACAGCATGGGGGTGACCTATGTCCTCTACAG GCGCTTTGCTCCTGATTTCTTCCAAGGTTGTAGCGTGGAGGACACTTGTTTGCATTCCCTGCAACTGCTTCCCATGTTTACTA agggTAACCAGGAAGGGGCTAGCAATGCCAAAGCCTCAGAGCCAACATGCATATTCTGTTTCTTCTCCCTGCCTAACACTGGCTACATGTACAGTCTGAAGAACACAGTGGAGCTCATCTCTACTTACCAGTACCCAGAGAAAGCCCTTCAGGCAGTGCTTACTGTCCGGTTTCTCCACGTCATTACCAG GAATGCTCTCCAGTGCTTTTCGGTGAGGTGCAGTGCACTGGCATCTCGAGCTGAAGACGCCTACATTGATACTACCATGAGG GCGTGTCCTCCGTTTACTATGGAGGTGTGTGCCCTGCGCATCCAGGTCTTCATTGGCCTGAAGGCTCTGTGCTTGGACCGGGATCATGTCGTCCTTCTCACGGCCGCCAGCGTGGACAGTAAAGAGGAAACGGAGAGGGCTGCCCGAAGGACCCC GTCCAGAAAGACCTCCGTGTCCAAACCCAAGGAGCCAAGTGAGAGTGGCCATGGCTGGAACCTCTATGTCGTTAACACCGTGTCCACTCTACAGCTCTACAGAGAGATA GTGGAGTACAGTAGGAAGTACGAGCTGACCACTCCGCTCTCTCAGAGTTTTGTCCACCTGCTGAGTGAAGCCCACCTCCTCCTGCGCGAGGCTTTGCTGGACCCCCGCCTCGGCACCGATGAATCCGCGGATGGAGCAGAGCTGAGGCAGGCTTTCCAGGAGAGCTGCGCCCAGCTGGGAGACTGTTTTAGCAG GGTGGACAAGCGAGATTGCCATTTGGCCCTGCCTTACTATAAGATGTCTGGCCTGACCATGACGGAGGTCATTGAGAGGAACCTGGCATTAGCTGGCGGCAGAGCGGAGTATGGCAAGGGCTTCATCTTCTTCCTTAAGCACTCGCTCTATGAGGAGACCGCGGAGGAACTCAGTGAA GAGACGGCCAACAAAGTCCTTGACATCTTTAGCGTGGCCGAGCCCACCCAGCTGCCCCACGTGGTCAACAGCCCCTTTTTATGCAACGCCAGCCCGGCCTGTGCCCTGTCCAATCTGGGCCGCCTGGAAGTCTCCAGCGCTCCCTCCGTCACCCTCACCTTGTGCCAGGCTGCGCTGGCGCTACGTATGGGTGATCTTCACCTCTACAGACAACAGATGGACCGCCATGCAGAG ATGCTGCAGGTTTATGGCTTCATAGAAGAACCCAATCTGTTGCTCCATGGGCGTGGGAAGGCAGTTCAACCCACGGCGTTTGCACGACACCTGAGGGACACGCAGGCTGGTCTGCTGGTGGCAGCCACAGTGGCCCTGCATGAGAACAGTAAAGTCAAACTGGACGAGGCTGATCTCTTCCTCCAG gagcTGTGTGAAGAGGAGGTGCAGGCTAGCCCACAGTTGTTGGTTGATTTCTGGGAGGCGCTGTTAGTGGCCTCCTCTCAGGAGGCCATCATCCAGGAGCTCCTGTTCCGTCTCTCCTCCGTCTACATTGATCGCCTCACCCACAGGGACCGCACGGGCATCAAACCCCTTAAAACTGCAGAGGACCTG attaaCTCCTGCTGTCATTATGGCATTGTCTTCCCGTGGCTGAACATCCTCACTCCAGCTCACCTCAGCATTACCCATGACTATCAGGAGGATCTGCAGAAACTccag TCTCTGCTCTGCGGCCCCACGCTGGACGTTTCGTCCATCTTGCCTCTGCTGGAGCAGTTGTCGGACACGGATAACGCTGGTCTGAGCGTGCACGTGCTCTGTGCCACCAAGCTCGGCCAACACGAGAGCTCCATCGAGCGTCTGCTCGACCGCTGCCCCCAGGCCATCATCCCCTATGCCAACCATGAGCTACAGAACGACAAAATG GCACTGTGGTGGCAGAAACTGTTCCCCGAGCTTTGTGAGAGAACacgaggagctggaggagaaaaCGGCACTTTATTATCAGCTCTAAAAG AAACACTGGTGGTGGTTGCCATGGAGCTAAACCCGCTGGAGCTGCTGGACCTGTTGCCTGATGACGGGACCGCGCGGTTCTTTCTGCCCCATCTGTTGGAATGCAGCCAAAGGCATCTGATGACCTGA
- the fetub gene encoding fetuin B: MQRLVLLVLAFVCVRGAPVDTMKPGSCQDASALNAAGLALTKINEDRTEGYVFSLDRLSNVNQMQHGPMGVVFYLTLDVLETKCHVLSKKDWRSCEVGTEIPVYGQCKATIFINKVKRVVRLYRYSCTIRPAPASKISSVCPDCPTPIALDNEEITKTVKMSMEKFNKESGLFNYFAPLNVIKASSQGGIMTAYFVEFLIQETVCSNDTDIAQASKCELMTCEFAHKGLCRGSHSHSHGEEFVNVECDIFEPEAAEVEKKRHLLGGETDHSHTSTVDLTESHDHAHDHTHSHTHAHAHDHSHDHDHAHDHAHDHSQDKGHHHTHEHGEGHGRPHGHDHAHDHAHDHDHVHAHHAKAHDHSQDQGEHHHHKYAHGLDATHDHDHEHALDHEHKHRHLHEHEHHHHHHDHTHEPHVKPPEGMVKVLPSLDQPMTLPSFPDEPAASDPNKPVTLPFLPDPEISGEREPVIQPFPTTRSPECPAESKTENVLIRELFAQDPLFKSAPAA; this comes from the exons ATGCAGCGGTTGGTGTTGTTGGTGCtggcgtttgtgtgtgtccgtggGGCGCCGGTAGACACAATGAAGCCCGGCTCTTGTCAGGACGCATCAGCCTTGAACGCGGCCGGGCTCGCCCTGACCAAGATCAATGAAGACCGTACTGAGGGCTACGTTTTCAGCCTGGACCGTCTCAGCAACGTCAACCAGATGCAGCAT GGTCCGATGGGAGTGGTTTTCTACTTAACCCTTGATGTCCTGGAGACAAAATGCCATGTCCTCAGCAAGAAGGACTGGAGAAGCTGTGAAGTTGGAACTGAAATTCCG GTTTATGGTCAATGCAAGGCAACAATCTTCATCAACAAAGTTAAGAGAGTTGTTCGTCTTTATCGGTACTCTTGCACTATCAGACCAG CCCCTGCTTCCAAGATTAGTTCAGTGTGCCCGGACTGTCCAACTCCGATCGCTCTGGATAATGAAGAAATCACCAAGACTGTAAAGATGTCCATGGAGAAATTCAACAAAGAGAGTGGACTCTTCAACTACTTTGCTCCTCTGAATGTCATCAAAGCGTCTTCTCAG GGAGGCATCATGACTGCCTATTTTGTGGAGTTCCTCATCCAGGAGACAGTCTGTTCCAACGACACAGATATCGCTCAGGCCTCCAAATGTGAACTGATGACTTGCGAGTTTGCA CACAAGGGACTCTGCAGAGgttctcactcacattctcatGGCGAGGAATTCGTCAATGTGGAGTGTGACATCTTTGAACCCgag GCTGCAGAGGTGGAGAAGAAGAGGCATTTACTTGGAGGAGAGACTGACCACAGTCATACTTCTACTGTTGATCTCACTGAGAGTCACGACCACGCCCacgatcacacacactctcacacacatgctcacgctCACGACCACTCACATGATCATGACCACGCCCATGACCACGCCCACGACCATTCCCAGGACAAAGGTCACCACCATACACATGAGCACGGCGAAGGACATGGCCGTCCTCACGGCCATGACCACGCCCACGACCACGCCCACGACCATGATCACGTCCACGCCCATCACGCCAAAGCCCATGATCACAGCCAGGACCAAGGTGAGCACCACCATCACAAGTACGCCCACGGACTCGATGCCACCCACGATCACGACCACGAACACGCTCTAGAccacgaacacaaacacagacacctccACGAACATGagcaccaccatcaccatcacgaCCACACCCACGAGCCCCACGTCAAACCCCCTGAAGGTATGGTCAAGGTCCTGCCCTCTCTAGATCAGCCCATGACTCTCCCTTCATTCCCTGATGAGCCAGCAGCCTCTGACCCCAACAAGCCCGTTACCCTACCCTTTCTCCCCGACCCCGAGATTTCCGGAGAGCGAGAGCCAGTCATCCAGCCCTTCCCCACCACCAGGTCTCCAGAATGCCCTGCTGAGTCCAAGACTGAGAACGTCCTCATCAGGGAGCTCTTTGCCCAGGATCCTCTCTTCAAATCTGCTCCAGCTGCATGA